A window from Shewanella livingstonensis encodes these proteins:
- the yqfB gene encoding N(4)-acetylcytidine aminohydrolase has product MTAVPMQMTFFEFLTPLVASGQKTITIRDASESHYQPGSQVEVFTLEGHSKVCDIIILAVEPLKFDDINEFHATQESLPLAELKQLILKVYPNKSHLFMISFKLMAA; this is encoded by the coding sequence ATGACAGCAGTACCTATGCAAATGACCTTTTTTGAGTTTTTAACGCCGTTAGTTGCATCTGGGCAAAAGACGATTACTATTCGTGATGCCAGCGAGAGCCATTACCAACCTGGTAGCCAAGTAGAGGTGTTTACCCTCGAAGGCCATAGCAAGGTATGCGATATCATTATTTTGGCAGTCGAACCTTTAAAGTTCGATGATATTAATGAGTTTCATGCCACTCAAGAAAGCTTGCCATTAGCTGAGTTAAAGCAGCTTATTCTGAAGGTCTATCCTAATAAATCTCACTTATTTATGATTTCGTTCAAATTAATGGCCGCTTAA
- a CDS encoding coproporphyrinogen III oxidase family protein — MSPIIQSASQELIKPYQSNITVPNWMISSMERVMQFYVDKNLRLDTISTDRMPKPVEGKKYMLYAHIPFCHTLCSFCTFHRFLFREDKAREYFVALRKEMQMAKDLGYEFESMYIGGGTTTVLEDELARTIEHAKNLFPGIKEVSCESDPQHLANPEFKQLKGLVDRMSIGVQSFDDGILKMTDRLDKFGSGQQTFDRIMAAKELFPIINVDLIFGFRGQTDEIIQSDLEMASKLDPRQITTYPLMITHQTRKSVKNQLAAPHGDMVNQYRQILNRLTGQYTQLSAWAFGKTNDEGFDEYVIDYDEYLGVGSGSFSFLNDTLYVNTFSLKKYQQRIAEGRMAVEQQKKYQLKEVMQYRFLLGMFSGRLSRKYFRDTFNVNLDTALFKEMASMKAMGALKNDPINPDELIVTDNGKMLGLLMMKEFYSGMDNVRAQLRQPLAEADM, encoded by the coding sequence ATGTCTCCAATTATTCAATCAGCCAGCCAGGAGTTGATTAAACCTTATCAGTCTAATATCACTGTACCCAATTGGATGATCAGCTCTATGGAGCGGGTGATGCAGTTTTATGTTGATAAAAATTTACGCCTAGACACTATTTCTACTGACCGTATGCCTAAGCCCGTCGAGGGCAAAAAATACATGTTGTACGCGCACATTCCGTTTTGCCATACCTTGTGCTCGTTTTGTACTTTTCACCGATTTTTATTTCGCGAAGACAAGGCGCGTGAATACTTTGTTGCGCTGCGTAAAGAAATGCAAATGGCCAAAGATTTAGGCTATGAGTTTGAGTCTATGTATATTGGCGGCGGCACCACAACAGTACTTGAAGATGAATTGGCTCGTACAATTGAACATGCAAAAAATCTGTTTCCAGGGATTAAAGAAGTCTCTTGTGAATCGGATCCGCAGCATTTAGCTAATCCTGAATTTAAACAATTAAAAGGCCTAGTAGACAGAATGTCTATTGGGGTGCAAAGCTTTGACGATGGCATTTTAAAAATGACCGATCGCTTAGATAAGTTTGGTTCTGGCCAGCAAACCTTTGACCGCATTATGGCGGCAAAAGAATTATTTCCGATAATTAACGTCGATTTGATTTTTGGTTTTCGTGGTCAAACTGATGAGATTATCCAGTCTGATCTTGAAATGGCGTCTAAACTTGACCCACGCCAAATTACTACTTATCCGTTAATGATTACTCATCAAACCCGCAAGAGTGTCAAAAATCAATTAGCTGCTCCTCATGGGGATATGGTTAATCAGTACCGTCAGATTTTAAATCGCTTAACGGGGCAATATACTCAACTATCAGCCTGGGCATTTGGTAAAACCAATGATGAAGGTTTTGATGAGTATGTTATTGATTATGATGAATACCTTGGTGTCGGTTCTGGTTCATTTAGTTTTTTGAATGACACTTTATATGTGAATACATTTTCGCTGAAAAAATATCAGCAACGTATTGCTGAAGGCCGCATGGCAGTTGAGCAACAGAAAAAATATCAGTTAAAAGAAGTGATGCAATATCGCTTTTTACTGGGTATGTTTTCTGGGCGTTTATCGCGTAAATATTTTCGCGACACATTTAATGTTAATTTAGACACCGCATTGTTTAAAGAGATGGCTTCAATGAAAGCAATGGGGGCACTTAAAAATGACCCTATTAACCCCGATGAATTAATAGTGACCGATAATGGCAAAATGCTGGGGCTATTGATGATGAAGGAGTTTTACTCTGGTATGGACAATGTGCGCGCCCAACTGCGCCAACCACTTGCGGAAGCGGATATGTAA
- a CDS encoding PfkB family carbohydrate kinase, whose protein sequence is MANILLLANINCDRILMLDKPLQTGGRFHYQDGGLRLGGGGANTGLGLVWAQHNVSLVSEVGSDDIGDWILAKASTLGLDCRLVHRFNGNTCEMLLVMTPDGERTIIRPQRPIFELPAPPDWQHWDAFYLNSSAKGAGAWAANAIASNPNCKVISQLAKDERHRPCHVLIASITDMQGRCNQDPWLFAHSIAGDALAYFIVTDGDKGAIVYNADGEQHVPAVIAKVVDTTGAGDAYAAGVIHGLCQLMSITDAMHEGALWASFAVATKSSIPGEALKQYLA, encoded by the coding sequence ATGGCCAATATTCTTTTGCTTGCCAATATCAATTGTGATCGCATTCTAATGCTTGATAAACCTTTGCAAACTGGTGGTCGATTTCATTATCAAGACGGCGGCTTACGTTTAGGTGGTGGCGGCGCAAATACCGGTTTAGGTTTAGTATGGGCTCAGCACAATGTCTCATTGGTGAGTGAAGTTGGTAGTGATGACATCGGAGATTGGATTTTAGCTAAGGCGAGTACTTTGGGGCTCGATTGTCGTTTAGTGCATCGTTTTAATGGTAATACCTGTGAAATGTTACTGGTAATGACCCCCGATGGTGAACGGACCATTATTCGACCTCAGCGACCTATTTTTGAACTTCCTGCACCACCTGATTGGCAACACTGGGATGCCTTTTATCTTAACTCTTCAGCAAAAGGTGCTGGCGCTTGGGCTGCCAATGCTATTGCGTCTAATCCTAACTGCAAAGTGATATCTCAATTAGCCAAGGATGAGCGTCACCGTCCTTGTCATGTATTAATTGCCTCGATTACCGATATGCAAGGTCGTTGCAACCAAGACCCATGGTTGTTTGCTCATTCAATTGCGGGCGATGCATTAGCATACTTTATTGTGACTGATGGTGACAAAGGCGCAATAGTATACAATGCTGACGGCGAACAACATGTTCCCGCTGTGATTGCCAAAGTCGTTGACACCACTGGCGCCGGTGATGCTTATGCCGCTGGAGTTATTCATGGTTTATGTCAGTTGATGTCAATTACAGATGCGATGCATGAAGGCGCGTTGTGGGCATCGTTTGCTGTTGCGACAAAAAGCTCAATTCCTGGCGAGGCATTAAAACAGTATCTAGCTTAA
- a CDS encoding IS1595 family transposase has translation MKAKLFVSKLNQITKALISMTPAQREVVHQSIQALDTEIPIDELFQPLFDSKSQCPHCDSSQFKKWGKAGGVQRYRCNSCSKTFNNKTNTPLARLHKSCIWVEYAHCMALRLTLRQAARVCGINLKTAFLWRHRFLQAQAGKNDDKLSGIIEVDEFFLAYSEKGNKTLGSGQKARKRGGDIDKRTKEGQVAVLLSIDRSKHMIAPILSADTSSEISINLTENIEENSVLCSDGAWAYVKIAKLKHCDHKRLINGKIRVMDNIYHIQTVNGAIANFKAWVNGSMKGVATKYLSNYLAWFKESSAKLDKRQILLSAYGRQQYYGT, from the coding sequence ATGAAAGCAAAATTATTTGTGAGTAAACTTAACCAGATAACAAAAGCACTTATCTCTATGACTCCAGCTCAGAGAGAGGTAGTTCACCAGTCAATTCAAGCATTAGATACCGAAATCCCTATAGATGAGCTGTTCCAACCACTTTTTGATTCAAAATCGCAGTGTCCACACTGCGATTCAAGCCAGTTCAAAAAGTGGGGGAAAGCAGGTGGAGTACAACGATATCGCTGCAATAGCTGCAGTAAAACGTTTAACAACAAGACTAATACCCCGCTAGCTAGGCTGCATAAGAGCTGCATTTGGGTCGAGTATGCCCACTGTATGGCGTTGCGGTTAACGCTGAGGCAGGCGGCTAGAGTCTGTGGTATTAATCTTAAAACAGCCTTTTTATGGCGACATCGATTTCTTCAGGCTCAGGCAGGGAAAAATGATGACAAACTATCGGGCATTATCGAGGTTGATGAATTCTTTCTTGCCTATTCTGAAAAAGGTAATAAAACACTCGGTTCAGGTCAAAAAGCCAGAAAGCGCGGTGGTGATATTGATAAACGTACTAAAGAAGGCCAAGTTGCGGTGCTTCTTTCCATTGACCGCAGTAAACACATGATAGCGCCAATTTTATCTGCTGATACGTCTTCAGAAATATCCATTAATCTTACTGAAAACATTGAAGAAAATTCAGTGCTTTGCAGCGATGGTGCATGGGCATATGTGAAGATAGCCAAACTAAAGCACTGTGACCATAAGCGATTGATAAATGGGAAAATCAGAGTGATGGATAATATTTATCACATTCAGACTGTCAATGGTGCAATAGCGAATTTTAAAGCCTGGGTAAACGGAAGTATGAAGGGAGTAGCTACAAAATATTTATCGAATTATCTCGCTTGGTTTAAGGAAAGCAGCGCAAAGCTAGATAAACGGCAAATACTGTTGTCCGCTTACGGTAGACAACAGTATTATGGAACATAG
- a CDS encoding MOSC domain-containing protein, producing the protein MIKRLVKSISGLYLGDQVQMHNGVASCINQKHAVKQLTVQFDRVVGNSEADPKHHGGLDRVLHHFPREHYGQYRRWDLMSTFGDVPSMGENISTVGLNEAQVNIGDIVQIGDVTLQVTQPRSPCFKLNLQFGHPKFALAMQESRMCGWFYRVLSEGDIRPSDSIMLLERKTNISIAKAMQIYFLAEFDAVQYQMLLECEGLAQSWVNSLQRRLDQQSIEDWAIRLYGNAS; encoded by the coding sequence ATGATTAAGCGATTGGTAAAGAGTATTTCTGGACTATATTTAGGCGATCAAGTGCAAATGCACAATGGTGTTGCTAGCTGTATTAACCAAAAACATGCCGTTAAGCAGTTAACCGTGCAATTTGATCGGGTCGTCGGTAATAGTGAGGCAGATCCTAAGCATCATGGGGGGCTTGATAGAGTGCTGCATCATTTTCCTCGAGAACATTATGGCCAATACCGCCGCTGGGATTTAATGTCAACATTTGGTGATGTGCCTTCAATGGGTGAAAATATCAGTACCGTTGGCCTTAATGAAGCACAGGTTAATATTGGCGACATTGTCCAAATTGGCGATGTGACGTTACAAGTGACTCAGCCGCGTTCGCCTTGTTTTAAACTTAACTTACAATTTGGCCATCCTAAATTTGCCTTAGCAATGCAAGAAAGTCGTATGTGCGGTTGGTTTTATCGGGTGCTGTCTGAAGGTGATATTCGTCCTAGTGACAGTATTATGCTACTAGAAAGAAAAACCAATATTAGTATCGCCAAAGCTATGCAGATTTATTTTTTAGCTGAATTTGATGCTGTGCAATATCAAATGCTGCTTGAATGCGAAGGTTTAGCGCAAAGTTGGGTTAACTCATTACAGCGTCGCCTTGATCAGCAAAGCATAGAAGATTGGGCTATACGTTTATATGGCAACGCCAGTTAG
- a CDS encoding DUF4870 domain-containing protein, translating to MTEPIDTLSKEAKNMGLLVHAASFVGYVFPLGSVLGPLIVWLMKRDEFEFANQCGKNCLNFKLSLMIYALVSAILILIGVGVLLLAALALLDVICTIIAMVKASDGIAYQYPLTIRFLK from the coding sequence ATGACCGAACCGATAGACACGTTATCCAAAGAAGCTAAGAATATGGGGTTATTAGTGCATGCCGCCAGTTTTGTCGGTTATGTCTTTCCGCTAGGCAGTGTTTTAGGTCCTTTAATTGTGTGGTTAATGAAACGCGACGAATTTGAGTTTGCCAACCAATGTGGGAAAAACTGTCTTAATTTTAAATTGAGCTTAATGATTTATGCCTTGGTGTCGGCAATATTGATTTTAATTGGTGTGGGTGTATTGCTATTAGCCGCGCTGGCATTGCTTGATGTTATTTGTACCATTATTGCGATGGTGAAAGCCAGCGATGGGATAGCTTATCAATATCCGCTCACTATCCGATTTCTGAAGTAG
- a CDS encoding methyl-accepting chemotaxis protein: MNTFNTLTIKQKILLTVTFAVLLSTMLVGLLSQRSAKQIVEQRMLNSEMPSLLMQIRNEVDLEISGLMNAAEQLANSRMLLGWLQNGRPADQESLVIAQLNDIKDQYGLAQASYADRESAAYYTQDGFLRVLTPDQDGWFFDYRNSKQERMLNVFTEANGDVKLFINYQQPNGRGLVGLAKSLDSMVNLLASFKIEDSGFVYLVDAKGDVKLHQDTRKVGKSKLSTLYPNANTNQLLNQSDFNLVKAEVDGQHMLIASSYIESMDWYLVAQVPEAEVFALLQESAYQILLWTILIAAVFIAISIAVAGSVSRPIAHIAELFRNIGEGEGDLRQRLPVNGDDEIAQLARGFNSFISKIQDTVVEVAKTSEQLGLSAVDVSNQAHQTLEDSQLQKDRTIMVVTAINEMGATVNEIASNAAQAAVTARDADTESVDGQKVVTRARATINQLSKDVEQVGEVIESLATHTKSIGSILDVIRAISEQTNLLALNAAIEAARAGEAGRGFAVVADEVRNLASRTAASTNEVQNMIDKLQSETSRAVNAMEQSRSRSHEGVTAVDEASQSLSGISERIALISDMNIQVAAATEEQSTVVEDINRNVTEINDITQRTADTAHAAAHASKSLNQLATRLDTLVARFKV; encoded by the coding sequence ATGAATACATTTAATACCCTTACCATTAAGCAAAAAATCTTGCTCACCGTGACCTTCGCGGTACTGCTGTCAACAATGTTAGTCGGGCTGCTAAGTCAACGAAGTGCCAAGCAAATCGTTGAACAGCGAATGCTAAATTCGGAAATGCCAAGCTTACTCATGCAAATCCGTAATGAAGTTGACCTTGAAATTAGTGGTTTAATGAATGCCGCGGAACAGCTCGCAAATAGCAGAATGTTGCTTGGATGGCTTCAAAATGGCCGCCCAGCGGACCAAGAAAGCCTCGTTATCGCACAACTTAATGACATAAAAGACCAATACGGCTTAGCTCAAGCATCTTACGCCGATCGCGAAAGCGCAGCCTATTACACACAAGACGGATTTTTACGAGTATTAACCCCAGATCAAGACGGTTGGTTTTTTGACTATCGCAACAGTAAACAAGAGCGAATGCTGAATGTGTTCACCGAAGCTAATGGTGATGTAAAGCTATTTATCAACTACCAGCAACCCAATGGTCGCGGCCTTGTGGGATTAGCCAAATCGTTAGATTCGATGGTTAATTTACTGGCTTCATTTAAAATAGAAGACAGCGGTTTTGTATATTTAGTTGATGCTAAAGGTGACGTAAAACTTCACCAAGACACACGTAAAGTAGGTAAAAGCAAACTAAGCACTTTGTACCCTAATGCCAATACTAACCAGCTATTAAACCAAAGTGATTTTAATTTAGTCAAAGCGGAAGTCGATGGCCAACACATGCTAATTGCCAGCAGCTACATTGAGTCTATGGACTGGTACTTAGTCGCTCAAGTGCCTGAAGCTGAAGTGTTTGCACTGCTACAAGAATCGGCTTATCAGATATTATTGTGGACAATACTTATCGCAGCGGTATTTATTGCAATTTCAATTGCGGTTGCAGGTTCAGTCAGCCGTCCTATTGCTCATATTGCTGAATTATTTCGTAATATTGGTGAGGGTGAAGGCGATTTACGTCAAAGACTACCGGTTAATGGTGATGACGAAATAGCTCAACTTGCTCGCGGTTTTAATAGCTTTATCAGCAAAATCCAAGATACGGTTGTTGAAGTTGCCAAAACCAGCGAACAACTTGGTTTATCGGCCGTTGATGTATCAAATCAAGCACATCAAACATTAGAAGATAGCCAGTTACAAAAAGATCGTACCATCATGGTTGTTACCGCCATTAACGAAATGGGTGCAACCGTCAACGAAATCGCAAGCAATGCAGCTCAAGCTGCTGTTACCGCGCGCGATGCCGACACCGAATCTGTCGATGGCCAAAAAGTAGTCACTCGTGCACGAGCCACCATTAATCAATTGTCTAAAGACGTTGAACAAGTTGGTGAAGTTATCGAATCGTTAGCGACGCACACAAAGTCGATTGGCAGTATTTTAGATGTTATCCGTGCTATTTCCGAGCAAACTAACTTACTGGCACTTAATGCGGCAATTGAAGCTGCTCGCGCTGGTGAAGCCGGACGAGGCTTTGCTGTGGTTGCAGATGAAGTGCGTAACTTGGCTTCTAGAACGGCTGCATCGACCAATGAAGTACAAAATATGATTGATAAGCTGCAATCAGAAACTAGCCGAGCAGTTAATGCGATGGAGCAATCGCGTAGTCGCTCACACGAAGGTGTTACGGCTGTAGACGAAGCTAGCCAGTCGTTAAGTGGTATAAGTGAACGTATTGCGTTGATTAGCGATATGAACATTCAAGTTGCTGCCGCGACGGAAGAACAATCTACCGTAGTTGAAGACATTAATCGCAATGTGACTGAAATCAACGATATTACTCAACGTACAGCCGATACCGCTCACGCGGCGGCACATGCCAGTAAGTCACTAAACCAATTAGCAACTCGACTTGATACTCTAGTCGCTCGCTTTAAAGTGTAA